The Pseudodesulfovibrio senegalensis nucleotide sequence CATGAGCACCGGGCCGCGCGGGCCTGCGGTCATGCTGTTGAGGTCGTTGCCCACAGGGGAGCCGAACGACGTGGTCAGTGTCTTTTTTTTCCCAGCCATGACTGATCTCCCTGTTGCCGAAGTTGCAGCCGACCGGAGCGGAGGGAGCCCGTCGCTCCCCCCGTTCATTGGCGGCTGTTTATTCGCTCTTGAAGAACTTGTCCGGCGCAACGTTGCACACCGAACATTTTTCCGAAGGTTGGCCCTTGACCGTGTTGCCGCACACCGAGCACACGTAGTAGTCCACGCCCTCAAGCCCGGCGGGGTCGTTGAGCGCCTCGGTGTACAGGCCCGAATGCAGTTCCTCCACCTGATTGGCAAAGTCGAAATACCGGGCCGCGGCGCGGTTGCCCTCTTCCTCGGCATCCTTGATCATGGCCGGGTACATGCTTTCGTATTCATACACTTCGCCCTCGTTGGCGGCGCGCAGGTTTTCCTCGGTGGTGCCGATGCCCTTCATCAGGCGCAGGTGCGCGTGGGCGTGGATGGTCTCGGCCTCGGCCACGGCACGGAACAGCTTGGCCACCTGGGTCAGGCCTTCCTTGTCCGCCTGCGCGGCAAAAGCGAGATACTTGCGGTTGGCCTGCGACTCTCCGGCAAATGCGTTTTTCAGATTTTCCTGCGTCTTGCTCATGATTCACAACTCCCTGAATTGATTTTCCGTTTCATGAATGACCCGGATATCCGGATCGAATATTTATTGGATGCAACTAAGTAGTAACCATTCCTATTTAGAAAAAGGGGGCAACTCTGTCAACGGAAAAATCAGGATCAATATACCAATATGCGGACAAAATGCACACGAATAAACATCAAGAATACGCCACGCAGTCCTTTTCCCACGATTGCAGCGACTTGGGACCGCGACTCTTGACAGCCCGGGCGTGCTGGCTCACCATCATCATGCAACGCGCACCAGCAAAGGAGCAGATTCATGACCATAACCGTGACCACGCCAGCCCTGTTGTTTCCGGCCATATCCTTATTTATGCTGGCCTTTACCAACCGCTTTCTTTCGCTGGGCAGCCGCATCCGTGCGCTGCACGACCATTTTCGCCAGACCAGCGACGAGTCCGTGCGCAAGCAGATCGACAACCTGCGCAAGCGGATCTTCATGATCCGCAATATGCAGGGACTGGGCGTCATGTCCATGTTCACCTGCGTGCTGTCCATGGTTTGCCTGTTCGAAAACTGGCAGCTGGCCGGAGAAATCCTGTTCGGCATCAGCCTGGCTCTGCTGCTGGCATCATTGTGGATATCGTTTCTGGAAATCAGAATCTCCGTGAACGCGCTGGAAATCCTGCTCGCGGATCTGGAAAAAAGATAAGAGAGCCTCCGGCGGCCAAAGAACCTTTTGAAAAAGGTTCTTTGGAATCTCCAAAATTTTTTGGCGAGCGGCCCGGTCAGCGATGCTGACCGGGCCGCTGGTCTTTGGCGGGGCTGACCACATTAAAAAACAGGTGAAAATTCTGTCTTTTGTTACCCCCCAATCTGACAGGCTGTTAAAAAAGGTTTGAGTGCAAGGCGAAAGAAAAGAGTAAGGCCGAAGCGTACTTCATGTACGCGAGGATTTGCTCTTTTTGCATCAACGCTGCAATCGGGCCTTTATCGACAGCCTGAAGGGATGTGTCCCTTGCCCGCCAGAGGCGAAATCCCATCGTCCAATACCGCCGAAGGCGGCATCAACCGTCTCTTCTTCAAAAAAAAACCCCGCGCACCATTTCCGGTGCGCGGGGTTCGGATGATTGGTATGAGGCCTAGTCCTCGGCCTTGACGTACCAGCCGGACGACTGGGTCAGCAGGGACTGGATGCGTCCCACCAGCGCGTGCGGGTCAGTCAGGTAGCCTTCCAGCAGCAGCGCGGATTCATAGAGCTGGCGCGCGGCCTGCTCCACGAACGGATCGTCGTTGTTCTTGGCGTAGATGTCGATCATGTTGCGCACAAGGGCGTGGTCCGGATTGATCTCCAGCACCT carries:
- a CDS encoding rubrerythrin family protein — translated: MSKTQENLKNAFAGESQANRKYLAFAAQADKEGLTQVAKLFRAVAEAETIHAHAHLRLMKGIGTTEENLRAANEGEVYEYESMYPAMIKDAEEEGNRAAARYFDFANQVEELHSGLYTEALNDPAGLEGVDYYVCSVCGNTVKGQPSEKCSVCNVAPDKFFKSE
- a CDS encoding DUF2721 domain-containing protein, with amino-acid sequence MTITVTTPALLFPAISLFMLAFTNRFLSLGSRIRALHDHFRQTSDESVRKQIDNLRKRIFMIRNMQGLGVMSMFTCVLSMVCLFENWQLAGEILFGISLALLLASLWISFLEIRISVNALEILLADLEKR